One Candidatus Paceibacterota bacterium genomic window carries:
- a CDS encoding L-threonylcarbamoyladenylate synthase, whose amino-acid sequence MKEDYISILKNDGVGIIPTDTLYGLVGSAISAKAVERIYELRQRDKDKPCIILISSIDDVEKFGVVLSEKLREQILGFWPGKVSIIFGVADEKFAYLHRGGKSLAFRLPQDGNLLKILKKTGPLVAPSANPQDFLPARTIDEAKKYFGEKADFYEDGGVLNGRPSAVIRFEGEKIIVIRDGEALRGRN is encoded by the coding sequence ATGAAGGAGGATTATATTTCTATTCTTAAAAATGACGGCGTTGGAATAATTCCGACCGATACTCTTTATGGGCTTGTCGGCTCCGCCATATCTGCGAAAGCCGTCGAGAGGATCTATGAATTGCGGCAAAGAGACAAAGATAAGCCGTGCATTATACTTATTTCCTCGATTGATGACGTGGAAAAGTTCGGCGTGGTTCTTTCAGAAAAGCTGCGAGAACAAATTCTCGGATTCTGGCCTGGAAAAGTAAGCATTATTTTCGGTGTGGCTGATGAAAAATTCGCGTATCTTCATCGCGGAGGAAAGTCACTGGCTTTTCGGTTACCTCAAGACGGAAACTTACTAAAAATTTTGAAAAAAACGGGTCCTCTGGTTGCTCCAAGCGCGAATCCGCAGGACTTTCTTCCGGCTAGGACGATCGATGAAGCAAAAAAATATTTTGGCGAAAAAGCTGATTTTTACGAAGACGGGGGAGTTCTGAACGGGAGACCTTCGGCGGTAATCCGTTTCGAAGGAGA